The proteins below come from a single Chloroflexota bacterium genomic window:
- the flhA gene encoding flagellar biosynthesis protein FlhA, whose product MLQTRTFSRILQQSDIVLAVAVVAIVAMMVIPLPPVVLDLLLTLNMSVSITILLITMYVREPLQFSVFPSLLLIVTLFRLALNVSASRLILLHGYAGEVIQAFGNFVVGGNYVVGIVVFLLLMIIQFSVITNGAGRVAEVAARFTLDAMPGKQMSIDADMNAGLINEEEARRRRHLIELEADFYGAMDGASKFVKGDAVAAVAIILVNILGGFAIGILQQGMPLTEALKTYTLLTVGDGLVSQIPALLVSTATGIIVTRAASESNMGQDVLRQTVANPRALMIVSGMLLLFGLVPGLPKLPFFFLGAVVGGAGYLLDQSAKEAPPEQAEEAPPKPAEETEDMTALLQVDPLELELGYGLIPLVDEGQGGNLLQRISAIRRQLALEMGFVLPKVRIRDNLTLPPNVYVIKVRGEEVARGEAMPHHFLALAPGGDAAQQGGLIEALGEVEGMPAKEPVFGMPALWIDQQTKEKAEVLGYTVVDASSVVTTHLTEVAKAHAAELLSRQEVQKLIEGLRDRYPAVVDEALSDRVGVGLIQKVLQNLLDERVPIRDLVAIIEVVLDHAQETRDPDTLSEYARLVLSRSITNQLKAPDGALHVLTLGPSVESRLIEGLQSTDWGTTIALEPEWAQKLVQKVAAQMEQMAARGFQPVLLCSSRLRLPLYRFLHRALPTLTVLSYNEVSSGVEVYTEGMVEIEEGDDDHAS is encoded by the coding sequence ATGCTTCAGACACGGACCTTCAGCCGAATTTTGCAGCAGAGTGACATCGTCCTGGCGGTGGCCGTCGTGGCCATCGTGGCCATGATGGTGATCCCGCTGCCGCCGGTCGTGCTCGACCTGCTGCTCACGTTGAATATGAGCGTCTCCATCACCATCTTGCTGATCACCATGTATGTGCGGGAGCCGTTGCAGTTCAGCGTGTTCCCTTCCCTGTTGCTGATCGTGACGCTCTTCCGGCTGGCGTTGAACGTCTCCGCCTCCCGACTGATCCTCCTGCACGGGTATGCCGGGGAGGTGATCCAGGCCTTCGGGAATTTCGTCGTCGGCGGGAATTACGTCGTCGGCATCGTCGTGTTCCTCCTGCTCATGATCATCCAGTTCTCCGTGATCACCAACGGCGCCGGCCGCGTTGCCGAGGTGGCCGCCCGTTTCACCCTGGACGCCATGCCCGGCAAGCAGATGAGCATCGACGCGGACATGAACGCCGGCCTGATCAACGAGGAGGAGGCGCGTCGGAGGCGGCACCTGATCGAGCTGGAGGCGGATTTCTACGGCGCGATGGATGGCGCCAGCAAGTTCGTCAAGGGGGACGCCGTCGCCGCGGTGGCGATCATCCTGGTCAACATCCTGGGCGGTTTTGCCATCGGCATCTTGCAGCAGGGCATGCCCCTGACCGAGGCGCTGAAGACGTATACCCTGCTGACCGTCGGCGATGGGTTGGTGTCCCAGATCCCCGCCCTGCTGGTGTCCACGGCGACGGGCATCATCGTGACCCGCGCCGCCTCCGAGAGCAATATGGGGCAGGATGTGCTCCGTCAGACGGTGGCCAACCCGCGTGCGCTCATGATCGTCTCCGGCATGTTGCTGCTTTTCGGCCTGGTGCCGGGGCTGCCCAAGTTGCCCTTCTTCTTCCTGGGGGCCGTGGTCGGCGGCGCGGGCTATCTGCTGGATCAGTCGGCGAAGGAGGCCCCTCCGGAGCAGGCGGAGGAGGCGCCTCCGAAGCCCGCCGAGGAAACGGAGGATATGACGGCGTTGCTCCAGGTGGATCCGTTGGAGCTTGAGCTGGGGTATGGCCTGATCCCGCTGGTGGACGAGGGACAGGGCGGCAACCTGTTGCAGCGCATCAGCGCGATCCGCCGCCAACTCGCCCTGGAGATGGGGTTTGTGCTGCCCAAGGTGCGGATCCGTGACAACCTGACGCTGCCCCCGAACGTGTACGTCATCAAGGTGCGTGGTGAGGAGGTAGCTCGCGGTGAGGCGATGCCGCATCACTTCCTGGCCCTGGCGCCGGGTGGCGACGCGGCTCAGCAGGGTGGGCTGATCGAGGCGTTGGGCGAGGTCGAGGGGATGCCCGCCAAGGAGCCGGTATTCGGCATGCCCGCCCTTTGGATTGATCAGCAGACGAAGGAGAAGGCGGAGGTCCTGGGATACACGGTGGTGGATGCCAGCTCGGTGGTGACGACGCACCTGACCGAGGTGGCGAAGGCGCATGCCGCCGAGCTGCTGAGCCGCCAGGAGGTGCAGAAGCTGATCGAGGGGCTGCGGGATCGCTATCCGGCCGTGGTGGACGAGGCGCTGAGCGATCGGGTCGGCGTGGGGCTCATCCAGAAGGTACTCCAGAACCTGCTCGACGAGCGTGTGCCCATTCGCGACCTGGTGGCCATCATCGAGGTCGTGCTGGACCACGCGCAGGAGACCCGGGACCCGGACACGCTGAGCGAATACGCCCGGCTCGTCCTCAGCCGCAGCATCACGAACCAGCTCAAGGCCCCCGATGGCGCGCTGCACGTGCTCACGTTGGGGCCGTCCGTGGAGTCGCGTCTGATCGAGGGGCTCCAGTCCACGGATTGGGGCACCACCATCGCGCTGGAGCCGGAATGGGCGCAGAAGCTGGTCCAAAAGGTCGCCGCTCAGATGGAACAGATGGCGGCCAGGGGGTTCCAGCCCGTTCTGCTGTGCTCCAGCCGGCTGCGGCTGCCGCTGTATCGATTCTTGCACCGGGCGCTGCCCACGCTGACCGTGCTGTCGTATAACGAGGTGAGCTCCGGCGTGGAAGTGTACACCGAGGGTATGGTCGAGATCGAAGAGGGCGACGATGACCATGCGAGTTGA
- the flhF gene encoding flagellar biosynthesis protein FlhF, translating to MTMRVERFQAQDMTQALAMIKARLGPHAVILHSRRIRKGLLRRSVFEVIAAVDEQEPPASPPPAAVAQPPKELLAMREDLAALQEAVTRLTWEVRGARLPAVAPGLQMIYSHLVAQGVSAELASDCVMAAAEELSPNAANDLDTARASVARHLQGKIRTCTPTVGDRPGRVIFLVGPTGVGKTTTLAKLAGRWTREWHRSAVLVSIDTYRAGAMPQLQAYGEVLGVPVEAAYTPEEFAALVRAYGDRDLIFVDTAGRHQQDQAYLDELGTFVAAVDSCEVYLAIAGPTSYADMEGIVRRFEALPLTGMVLTKADETRRLGAAVSLSLQEDLPLAYVTTGQRIPEDVEIASAQDLARWIVYGTREGATDSGDGAHPVSHQASASLPVTETSL from the coding sequence ATGACCATGCGAGTTGAGCGATTCCAGGCGCAGGATATGACCCAGGCGCTGGCGATGATCAAGGCGCGCCTGGGGCCTCATGCGGTGATCCTTCACTCTCGGCGAATTCGCAAGGGGCTGTTGCGACGCTCCGTGTTCGAGGTGATCGCGGCCGTGGACGAGCAGGAGCCGCCCGCCTCGCCGCCTCCTGCGGCTGTGGCGCAGCCGCCTAAGGAGCTCCTGGCGATGCGGGAGGACCTGGCCGCCTTGCAGGAGGCCGTGACCCGGCTGACCTGGGAGGTGCGGGGTGCCCGCCTGCCCGCCGTGGCGCCGGGTTTGCAGATGATCTATTCGCATCTCGTGGCACAGGGGGTGTCCGCGGAGCTGGCCTCCGATTGCGTCATGGCGGCGGCGGAGGAGTTGAGCCCCAACGCGGCCAATGATCTGGACACGGCCCGGGCCAGTGTGGCCCGTCACCTGCAGGGCAAGATCCGGACCTGCACGCCCACCGTCGGCGATCGGCCGGGCAGAGTGATCTTCCTGGTCGGGCCTACGGGAGTGGGGAAGACGACCACGCTGGCCAAGCTGGCCGGCCGCTGGACGCGAGAATGGCACCGGTCGGCCGTGTTGGTCAGCATCGATACCTATCGGGCGGGCGCGATGCCCCAATTGCAGGCCTATGGGGAGGTGCTGGGCGTCCCGGTGGAGGCGGCCTACACGCCGGAAGAGTTCGCCGCGCTGGTGCGGGCCTATGGCGATCGGGATCTGATCTTCGTGGACACGGCGGGGCGTCATCAGCAGGATCAGGCCTACCTGGATGAGCTGGGCACCTTTGTGGCCGCGGTGGACTCCTGCGAGGTCTACCTGGCCATCGCCGGTCCCACCTCCTACGCGGACATGGAGGGGATCGTCCGCCGCTTTGAGGCGCTTCCGTTGACCGGAATGGTCTTGACGAAGGCGGATGAGACAAGACGCCTTGGGGCGGCCGTCAGCCTTTCTCTCCAGGAGGATCTGCCCCTGGCGTACGTCACCACGGGGCAGCGGATCCCAGAGGATGTGGAGATCGCCTCAGCCCAGGATCTGGCGCGGTGGATCGTCTACGGGACGCGGGAGGGGGCAACGGATTCGGGGGATGGAGCACACCCGGTGAGTCACCAGGCGTCCGCCTCCCTGCCTGTCACGGAGACGTCGTTATGA
- a CDS encoding FliA/WhiG family RNA polymerase sigma factor: MENTRRSRRSRASNHKEDARLEKLWAEYKATGDPAAREALILAYAPLVRRVVARMGVQPSGSIDEEDLIGYGVVGLIEAVERFDPELGNRFETFAVSRIRGSILDALRSLDPLPRSARQRVHTVRRAIGDLQQRLGRMPTDEEILSYTGMEQETYEQALLEAGFAILSLDAPLAPSQDGQTTFLGDMLNDPNGVELSTGLEEEELRVELQEALRRLPQREQILLSLYYYEGLTMREIGEVLGLSQARVCQLHAKAILSLRASLGVESPPRRGARRRMYA, encoded by the coding sequence GTGGAGAACACGCGACGTTCACGTCGTTCCAGGGCATCCAACCACAAGGAGGATGCGCGCCTGGAAAAGCTCTGGGCGGAATACAAGGCCACTGGCGATCCGGCGGCGCGAGAGGCGCTCATCCTGGCCTACGCTCCGCTGGTTCGACGCGTCGTCGCGCGCATGGGGGTACAGCCCTCCGGTAGCATTGACGAAGAGGACTTGATCGGGTATGGAGTAGTAGGACTCATTGAGGCGGTGGAGCGCTTCGACCCGGAGTTGGGGAACCGGTTTGAGACCTTCGCCGTCAGCCGCATCCGGGGGAGCATCCTGGACGCTCTACGCTCGCTGGATCCGTTACCCCGCAGCGCCCGCCAGCGGGTGCACACCGTGCGAAGAGCTATCGGTGACTTGCAACAGCGCCTGGGGAGGATGCCGACGGATGAGGAGATCCTCTCGTATACGGGCATGGAGCAGGAGACGTACGAGCAGGCGCTGCTGGAGGCCGGATTCGCTATCCTCTCGCTGGATGCCCCTCTGGCCCCCTCGCAAGACGGTCAGACGACCTTCCTGGGGGATATGCTGAACGATCCGAACGGGGTGGAGCTGTCGACCGGCCTGGAGGAGGAGGAGCTGCGGGTGGAGCTGCAGGAGGCGCTGAGACGCCTTCCCCAACGTGAGCAGATCCTGCTCTCCCTGTATTACTATGAGGGGCTCACCATGAGGGAGATCGGCGAGGTACTGGGGCTTTCTCAGGCCCGGGTATGTCAGCTTCACGCGAAGGCGATCCTATCGCTGCGGGCCAGCCTGGGGGTCGAATCCCCGCCCAGGAGAGGCGCGAGGAGACGGATGTATGCATGA
- a CDS encoding anti-sigma factor has product MMMDLNSFPQWACPEDRPYPGQDVEDCSGLRCVRFAIVMGVLAAVLLLSIAVREVEANGAPVDIFLDFIPGMSTWGPATATGHAVVSVGEGEVRLEIQGLPRLKGEIYQVWLQRADTGEMIPVGTFNSDEQGNGRLHVLLDDLPYTTYRMMLISVEPGPDPSEEPSDRWALVGRFPNTAVVPEALLKQETSAEGSSDIPRPEFLPVTGGETGGRSISRDVIVGAAVVFGILIFVLWGGRQEETR; this is encoded by the coding sequence ATGATGATGGATTTAAACTCCTTCCCTCAGTGGGCTTGCCCTGAGGATCGCCCTTATCCCGGGCAGGATGTGGAGGATTGCTCCGGGCTTCGTTGTGTCCGGTTTGCCATAGTGATGGGGGTGCTGGCGGCCGTGCTGTTGCTCTCCATTGCCGTCCGAGAGGTGGAGGCGAACGGCGCTCCTGTGGATATCTTCCTGGACTTCATCCCCGGGATGTCCACCTGGGGGCCGGCGACGGCTACAGGCCATGCGGTGGTGTCCGTGGGCGAGGGGGAGGTGCGCCTGGAGATCCAGGGACTTCCTCGCCTGAAGGGGGAGATCTACCAGGTCTGGCTCCAGCGTGCGGATACCGGCGAGATGATCCCCGTGGGCACGTTTAACAGCGATGAGCAGGGGAATGGCCGGTTGCACGTGTTGCTGGATGACCTGCCGTACACCACCTATCGCATGATGCTCATCTCCGTGGAGCCAGGGCCTGATCCCAGCGAGGAGCCCAGCGATCGTTGGGCTCTGGTGGGGCGGTTCCCTAACACGGCCGTCGTGCCCGAGGCGTTGTTGAAGCAGGAGACCTCGGCCGAGGGCTCCTCGGACATCCCGCGGCCGGAGTTCCTTCCCGTGACCGGAGGGGAGACGGGCGGGCGCTCGATCTCACGAGATGTGATCGTGGGAGCTGCGGTGGTGTTCGGCATACTGATCTTCGTACTGTGGGGCGGACGGCAGGAGGAGACTCGATGA
- a CDS encoding flagellar hook-basal body protein codes for MNRGIYSVATSMKTLLELQSVLANNLANVNTPAFKQEIPVLSPAGDVPLAQWDANRGAVAEVGALGMGVYQGEHRIDLSQGPLEATDDPLALAISGDAFFVVQTPEGERYTRNGSFGRDAAGYLVTHHGYRVLGEDGAIQLPDGDVSIDPNGVIWAGETRVARLALVRFADPTALQRVGQGLFAGQNPQPVPEGQVTIQQGYLERANVDVSSALITMMTALKTYESNQKLLKVQDETMKRLLDLGRV; via the coding sequence ATGAACCGAGGGATCTATTCGGTTGCCACGAGCATGAAGACCCTGTTGGAGCTGCAGTCGGTGCTCGCGAACAACCTGGCTAACGTCAATACCCCTGCCTTCAAACAGGAGATTCCGGTGCTCAGCCCGGCTGGGGACGTGCCGCTCGCCCAATGGGATGCGAACCGGGGCGCTGTGGCGGAGGTGGGGGCGCTTGGCATGGGCGTGTATCAGGGGGAACATCGGATCGATCTGTCCCAGGGGCCGTTGGAGGCCACCGATGATCCCCTGGCGCTGGCGATCAGTGGGGATGCCTTCTTCGTCGTGCAGACGCCGGAAGGGGAGCGATACACTCGCAATGGGAGTTTTGGCCGGGACGCGGCCGGTTATCTGGTGACTCATCATGGTTATCGAGTACTGGGCGAGGATGGGGCGATTCAGCTGCCCGATGGCGACGTCTCGATCGATCCCAACGGCGTGATCTGGGCGGGGGAAACGCGCGTGGCCCGGCTGGCCCTGGTGCGCTTCGCGGACCCGACGGCGTTGCAGCGCGTGGGCCAGGGCCTGTTCGCGGGGCAAAACCCCCAGCCCGTCCCGGAAGGGCAGGTGACCATTCAGCAAGGGTATCTGGAGCGTGCCAATGTGGATGTGTCTTCTGCCCTGATCACGATGATGACGGCGCTCAAGACGTATGAATCGAACCAGAAGCTGCTCAAGGTGCAGGATGAGACGATGAAGCGTCTGTTGGATCTTGGGCGGGTGTGA
- a CDS encoding flagellar hook-basal body complex protein: MDATLSSLLRIVASGIRAREQEIDLISHNIANLQTTGYKRFQAITESVALPLPKEGGEGWEWQPEGTRLAATRRVVLQGAIEPTERAWDLALDGPGYFQVQLSDGTIAYTRDGAFRLDAEGRLVTADGKLVLPPITIPADAREVYVDRDGAVLVQVNGQVQQVGAIQIARFSNPAGLQAIGGSYYIATAASGPAQVAQAGSPGYAEIVSRALETSNVDLSTEMVSLLITQRAYGVSLRALQMVNRMYELAVEIQA; encoded by the coding sequence ATGGATGCGACGCTGAGCTCGCTTTTGCGAATTGTAGCCAGTGGAATACGCGCTCGCGAGCAGGAGATCGACCTGATCAGCCACAATATCGCCAACCTGCAAACGACCGGCTACAAGCGCTTTCAGGCGATCACGGAAAGTGTGGCGCTCCCGTTGCCCAAAGAGGGAGGCGAGGGATGGGAGTGGCAGCCTGAGGGGACCCGCCTGGCGGCCACGCGTCGCGTCGTCCTGCAGGGCGCCATCGAGCCCACGGAGCGGGCCTGGGATCTGGCATTGGATGGCCCTGGGTACTTTCAGGTACAGCTGTCGGATGGGACGATCGCGTACACTCGGGATGGGGCGTTTCGCCTGGATGCCGAGGGGCGATTAGTCACCGCGGATGGCAAGCTGGTACTGCCGCCCATCACCATCCCCGCCGATGCCCGTGAGGTCTACGTCGATCGCGACGGCGCCGTTCTGGTGCAGGTGAACGGGCAGGTGCAGCAGGTGGGCGCGATTCAGATCGCCCGATTCTCCAATCCCGCGGGGTTGCAGGCGATTGGGGGGAGTTACTACATCGCGACGGCGGCCTCCGGCCCCGCCCAGGTGGCCCAGGCGGGCTCTCCCGGATATGCAGAGATCGTCTCCCGGGCGCTGGAGACATCCAACGTGGACCTGTCCACCGAGATGGTCTCCCTGCTCATCACCCAGCGGGCTTACGGGGTCTCCCTCCGCGCGCTGCAGATGGTGAATCGCATGTATGAATTGGCGGTAGAGATACAGGCCTGA
- the flgM gene encoding flagellar biosynthesis anti-sigma factor FlgM, protein MIIPDKIPSEISRAYQSQLPQVDERLVQGARQTEQVQRDEVTFSAEAHVLQKAKTAAMEAPEVRTDRVNELKRMIEEGTYQVPVESLVDRLLKGGYPENYTE, encoded by the coding sequence ATGATCATTCCGGATAAGATCCCTTCTGAGATCTCACGGGCTTATCAATCCCAGCTCCCTCAGGTCGATGAGAGACTGGTGCAGGGGGCGCGTCAAACTGAGCAGGTGCAACGGGACGAGGTCACTTTCTCGGCGGAGGCACATGTTTTGCAGAAGGCGAAGACCGCCGCGATGGAGGCACCGGAGGTCCGTACCGACCGGGTGAACGAGCTCAAGCGGATGATTGAGGAGGGTACCTACCAGGTGCCTGTGGAGTCCCTGGTAGATCGGCTGCTCAAGGGGGGATATCCGGAGAATTACACGGAGTAA
- the flgK gene encoding flagellar hook-associated protein FlgK: protein MVSSFFGLQIGLSALRAHRRSMETITHNIANVNTEGYSRQEVSLASRWLPINQRPGGGFLGAGVNVVDVRRYTSRFLAEQIRREDGEKARWEVLGDALRRVQVILNEPSEEGLGAALDQFWSAWRNVGADPTSFAMRAHLREIAEELANLIRQKYQELLALREELAERIRDAIRQVNDLSSRIADVDRQIRQAGSAAGTPNDLLDERDRLLAELGRVIKISTTIREDGGVTVNVGGHLLISKRGAHEISESTEPTWAEDGTPVQVLGGELAGLLQAREEEVPSYIDRLNELAGTLISSVNSVHRNGYGLNNATNLDFFQGTDASDIAVAEPIREDLDNIAAASEPDAPGDGSHALDIAALADQPLMPQGTTPGSFYNTMISLLGVEVQHADAVARNQTVLLQHLGERMDSIAGVSLDEETLKLVSSQKAYEAAARVITAMDEMLDRLINNTGLVGR, encoded by the coding sequence ATGGTGTCATCATTCTTTGGCCTGCAGATCGGTCTCAGTGCTCTTCGAGCGCATCGACGCTCGATGGAGACCATTACCCATAACATCGCCAATGTGAACACGGAGGGATACTCTCGGCAGGAGGTATCCCTGGCTTCGCGTTGGCTGCCGATAAATCAGCGTCCGGGAGGGGGATTCCTGGGCGCCGGCGTAAACGTCGTGGACGTGCGCCGATATACCTCTCGTTTCCTGGCGGAGCAGATACGGCGTGAGGATGGGGAGAAGGCGCGTTGGGAGGTGTTGGGAGATGCTCTCCGCCGGGTGCAGGTGATCCTGAACGAGCCGTCCGAGGAGGGGCTGGGGGCGGCGCTGGATCAATTTTGGAGTGCGTGGCGGAATGTGGGCGCGGATCCTACCAGCTTTGCCATGCGAGCGCATCTACGGGAGATCGCGGAGGAGCTGGCCAATCTGATCCGGCAGAAGTACCAGGAGCTGTTGGCGCTGCGCGAGGAGCTTGCCGAGCGGATTCGCGACGCCATCCGGCAGGTCAATGATCTCTCCTCTCGCATCGCGGATGTGGATCGTCAGATCCGACAGGCGGGGAGCGCCGCCGGGACCCCCAATGATCTCCTGGACGAGCGGGATCGGCTGCTGGCGGAGCTGGGACGGGTGATTAAGATCTCGACGACGATTCGCGAGGACGGCGGGGTCACGGTGAACGTGGGGGGGCATCTCCTGATCAGCAAGCGGGGTGCCCATGAGATCTCGGAGAGCACCGAGCCGACGTGGGCCGAGGACGGAACCCCGGTGCAGGTGCTGGGGGGGGAGCTGGCCGGTCTGCTGCAGGCTCGGGAGGAGGAGGTCCCCTCCTACATCGATCGACTGAATGAGCTGGCCGGCACCCTGATCTCCAGCGTGAACAGCGTGCATCGGAACGGATATGGCCTCAATAACGCGACCAACCTGGACTTCTTCCAGGGCACGGATGCCAGCGATATCGCCGTGGCCGAGCCTATCCGGGAGGATCTGGACAACATCGCGGCGGCGTCCGAGCCTGATGCGCCCGGGGATGGCAGCCACGCGCTGGATATCGCGGCGCTGGCCGATCAGCCGTTGATGCCCCAGGGCACGACGCCCGGGTCGTTCTACAACACCATGATCTCCCTGCTGGGGGTCGAGGTGCAGCACGCGGACGCCGTCGCTCGCAATCAGACCGTGCTCCTGCAGCACCTGGGTGAGCGGATGGACAGCATCGCCGGCGTCTCGCTGGATGAGGAGACCCTCAAGCTGGTGTCGTCGCAGAAGGCCTATGAGGCCGCGGCTCGCGTGATCACGGCTATGGATGAGATGCTGGATCGGCTGATCAACAACACCGGATTGGTAGGTCGGTAA
- the flgL gene encoding flagellar hook-associated protein 3 — protein MRITQRRLIEEANQNISDHLSRLQRLQSVVASGKRIQKPEDDPIGVERALEIRSHLRGLETTLRNLGLTTDWLGATDKALRDLGDVVKRAHALALRAVNEANQSPEAFQGWIVEVDAMLRQAVQIGNSSHRGLYLFSGRRVNTAPFELVSTPTPQVIYHGDGGALEHELEEGLRIQINVPGDHPLFQQVFDSLTGLRSALEAQDTDGIRSSIEDIEQALDTTLEALAVIGSRADRVDATESRLREWELDLRQLLSDVEDADMAEAVLNLNVEDQAYRALLAASARLVGPSLVDYLR, from the coding sequence ATGCGGATTACACAACGTCGCCTCATAGAGGAAGCCAATCAGAACATCTCGGATCATTTGAGCCGGCTGCAGCGCTTGCAGTCCGTGGTGGCATCGGGAAAGCGGATTCAGAAGCCGGAGGATGACCCCATAGGCGTGGAGCGGGCGCTGGAGATTCGGTCCCATCTGCGGGGGCTGGAGACGACCTTGCGTAACCTGGGGCTGACGACGGACTGGCTTGGGGCTACGGATAAGGCGTTGCGGGATTTGGGCGATGTGGTGAAGCGAGCGCATGCGCTCGCCCTGCGGGCCGTGAACGAGGCGAATCAGTCTCCAGAGGCGTTCCAGGGGTGGATCGTAGAGGTGGACGCCATGCTGCGGCAGGCGGTGCAGATCGGGAATTCGAGCCATCGCGGCCTGTATCTCTTCTCCGGCCGCAGGGTGAATACCGCGCCGTTTGAGCTGGTCTCCACGCCTACCCCGCAAGTGATCTATCACGGGGATGGAGGAGCCCTGGAGCATGAGTTGGAGGAGGGGCTGCGGATCCAGATCAACGTTCCTGGGGACCATCCGCTCTTTCAGCAGGTATTTGACTCGTTGACCGGCCTGCGCTCCGCTCTGGAGGCGCAGGATACGGATGGGATCCGCAGCTCGATCGAGGACATCGAGCAGGCCCTGGATACCACGTTGGAGGCGCTGGCCGTGATTGGATCCCGGGCCGATCGGGTCGACGCGACCGAGTCCCGCCTCCGGGAGTGGGAGCTGGATCTCCGTCAGCTCCTGAGCGATGTGGAAGATGCGGACATGGCGGAGGCGGTGTTGAACCTGAACGTGGAGGACCAGGCCTATCGGGCCCTGTTGGCCGCCAGCGCCCGGCTGGTCGGCCCCTCCCTGGTTGATTATCTCCGATAA
- a CDS encoding helix-turn-helix domain-containing protein: protein MPSTDRANGKKIYLLKTLARWPVSGRHWRLLYLGPGVVEPAPTPNHQEPVTGRGQEDAIARIEREIAEVSSRVEELDAAQTELFLQVRDLHAQIAEIPISLDRLAQQIQDLGVVTTVVELGKDGDSHSDGEEEPPLEEWISVREAARYLGVSPGTVRRYIKKGYIRAGRLPSGKRLRIPRSEVERILRSESSEADLLPPRQPAADEPPQEDPTPDPNA, encoded by the coding sequence ATGCCGAGCACCGATCGAGCCAATGGGAAGAAAATCTACCTCTTGAAGACGCTGGCCCGATGGCCCGTCAGCGGTCGGCATTGGCGTCTGCTGTACCTAGGTCCAGGCGTCGTCGAGCCCGCTCCCACCCCAAACCACCAGGAGCCCGTCACGGGAAGGGGGCAGGAGGACGCCATCGCACGCATCGAGCGGGAGATCGCCGAGGTCAGCAGCCGCGTAGAGGAACTCGACGCCGCCCAAACGGAGCTCTTCTTGCAGGTACGGGACCTGCACGCCCAGATCGCGGAGATCCCCATCTCCCTCGATCGTCTGGCACAACAGATCCAAGACCTGGGCGTCGTCACCACCGTCGTCGAGCTGGGAAAAGATGGGGACTCGCATAGCGACGGGGAAGAAGAGCCCCCTCTCGAGGAGTGGATCAGCGTGAGGGAGGCCGCTCGCTATCTTGGGGTCAGCCCGGGCACCGTAAGACGGTACATCAAGAAGGGATATATCCGGGCAGGTCGGCTTCCATCCGGTAAGAGGCTGCGAATCCCTCGGTCGGAGGTGGAGCGGATCCTTCGATCGGAATCCTCTGAGGCCGATCTGCTACCGCCCCGCCAGCCCGCTGCGGATGAACCACCCCAAGAGGATCCCACACCGGATCCTAACGCATAG
- a CDS encoding sortase, with amino-acid sequence MSPSSLPTPYGRQHRFQGKTILALTLGLMILWLVGCSGIHLAVVIGPSADDPTVTDAGEAVPALPDGAPTPEATVADEEPTAVPSTPTPEPTRPQPRIPAQSPPTRIVAPSIDLDAPVVTVGWSAQERDGRWFSEWQTASYAAGFHQDSALPGHVGNTVISGHHNIEGKVFEHLIALKPGDLVILYADDRPYQYRVVDKFLVKEAGAPLEQRRQNARWIAPTRDERLTLVTCWPPDGNTYRVIVIAKPVTE; translated from the coding sequence ATGTCGCCATCATCGCTTCCAACACCGTACGGACGACAGCATCGCTTCCAGGGCAAGACCATACTAGCCCTCACGTTGGGCCTGATGATCCTCTGGCTCGTGGGATGCAGCGGCATCCACCTGGCCGTGGTCATCGGCCCGTCAGCGGACGACCCCACCGTGACGGATGCAGGCGAAGCCGTGCCCGCACTTCCGGATGGCGCGCCCACGCCGGAAGCCACCGTCGCGGACGAGGAGCCCACGGCCGTGCCATCCACGCCTACACCCGAGCCTACACGGCCACAACCCAGGATCCCAGCGCAGTCGCCACCCACCCGGATCGTCGCTCCCAGCATCGATCTGGACGCGCCGGTGGTGACCGTGGGGTGGTCCGCCCAGGAGCGAGACGGACGTTGGTTCTCAGAGTGGCAGACAGCCTCCTACGCGGCCGGATTTCATCAGGACTCCGCTCTGCCCGGCCACGTGGGAAACACGGTAATCTCAGGACATCACAATATCGAAGGAAAGGTCTTTGAACACCTGATCGCCCTCAAGCCGGGGGATCTCGTGATCCTATACGCGGACGACCGGCCCTATCAGTACCGGGTGGTGGACAAGTTCCTGGTGAAGGAGGCCGGCGCGCCGCTGGAGCAGCGGCGCCAGAACGCACGCTGGATCGCCCCGACGCGGGACGAACGCTTGACCCTGGTCACATGCTGGCCTCCGGATGGAAACACCTATCGCGTGATCGTCATCGCCAAGCCGGTCACGGAATAG